The Clostridium sp. AWRP genome has a window encoding:
- a CDS encoding PTS fructose transporter subunit IIABC, whose product MKITELLEESTIKLKLESNSKLEVIDELISILDSAGKLNNKEEYKKQILKRESEFSTGIGEGIAIPHAKTAAVKIPSLAFGIKKEGLDYESLDGTDAQLFFMIAASEGADNEHLDTLARLSSMLMNEEFKNKLINAKSKDEVLNLIDKQEAEYVKSKNHSTTSKENNISKSPSKLVLAVTACPTGIAHTYMAADALNNKAKDMGIEIKVETNGSTGVKNKLTDEDIQKADGIIVAADKQVEMTRFNGKKLIQVSVSDAIKDPEGLINKALRDDLPTYHSDKKVEGSKLDKKQRTGFYKHLMNGVSNMLPFVVGGGILIAISFMFGIKSFDPKDPSFNVVAKLLHDIGGTYAFSLMVPVLAGFIGMSIADRPGFAPAMVGGFIAANNGAGFLGGLIAGFLGGYVVILLKKVFSGLPASLEGIKPVLLYPLFGILITGAIMLLFIVNPVKAINTALEQWLGSMGTTNKVILGIILGGMMAVDMGGPVNKAAYTFGIAMIAAGKFTPHAAIMAGGMVPPLGIAIATTFFKHKFTREERDAGKTCYIMGATFITEGAIPFAASDPARVIPASVVGAAVAGGLSMMFNIGLPAPHGGIFVIPIVSGNPLLYVFAILIGSFITASLLGFMKKTLD is encoded by the coding sequence ATGAAAATCACTGAACTTTTAGAAGAAAGTACAATAAAACTTAAATTAGAATCAAATAGCAAATTAGAAGTAATAGACGAACTTATAAGTATACTCGATTCAGCTGGGAAATTAAACAATAAAGAGGAATATAAAAAACAGATACTTAAAAGAGAATCTGAGTTCTCTACAGGAATAGGAGAAGGTATAGCAATTCCCCACGCAAAAACAGCAGCCGTAAAAATTCCTTCCTTAGCTTTTGGAATAAAAAAAGAAGGATTAGACTACGAATCCTTAGATGGAACCGATGCCCAATTATTTTTTATGATAGCAGCAAGCGAAGGTGCCGATAATGAACATTTAGATACCCTTGCCAGATTATCCAGTATGCTTATGAATGAAGAATTCAAAAACAAACTTATAAATGCAAAATCTAAAGATGAAGTATTAAATCTCATAGATAAACAAGAAGCTGAATATGTAAAATCTAAAAATCATAGCACTACATCTAAAGAAAACAATATAAGTAAATCACCTAGTAAATTAGTATTAGCAGTTACAGCTTGTCCTACAGGCATAGCACATACATATATGGCGGCAGATGCTTTAAATAACAAAGCTAAAGATATGGGAATTGAAATTAAGGTAGAAACAAATGGATCTACTGGTGTAAAAAATAAGCTTACTGATGAAGACATACAAAAGGCAGATGGCATAATTGTAGCTGCAGATAAGCAAGTTGAAATGACAAGATTTAATGGCAAAAAATTAATCCAGGTATCCGTATCTGATGCAATTAAAGATCCTGAAGGACTTATAAATAAAGCTTTAAGAGATGATCTTCCTACATATCATTCAGATAAAAAAGTTGAAGGATCTAAATTAGATAAAAAACAGCGAACAGGTTTTTATAAACATCTGATGAATGGTGTTTCAAATATGCTTCCCTTCGTCGTAGGTGGAGGTATACTTATAGCTATATCATTTATGTTTGGCATTAAAAGCTTTGATCCTAAAGATCCGTCTTTTAATGTTGTGGCCAAGCTATTACATGATATAGGCGGTACTTACGCATTTTCTCTTATGGTACCTGTACTTGCTGGTTTTATTGGAATGAGTATAGCAGATAGACCTGGTTTTGCACCTGCTATGGTTGGAGGTTTTATAGCAGCTAATAATGGAGCTGGATTTCTAGGTGGATTAATTGCTGGATTTTTAGGTGGTTATGTTGTTATATTACTAAAGAAAGTCTTTTCTGGACTACCTGCTTCACTTGAAGGTATAAAGCCTGTACTTCTATATCCCTTATTTGGAATATTAATTACCGGAGCCATAATGCTTTTGTTTATTGTAAATCCTGTAAAAGCTATAAATACAGCTCTAGAACAATGGCTTGGATCAATGGGAACAACCAATAAAGTTATTTTAGGAATTATATTAGGTGGAATGATGGCTGTAGACATGGGAGGCCCTGTAAATAAAGCAGCTTATACTTTTGGAATAGCCATGATAGCTGCAGGTAAATTCACCCCTCATGCTGCAATAATGGCAGGTGGAATGGTTCCTCCTCTTGGAATTGCTATTGCTACTACATTTTTTAAACATAAGTTTACAAGAGAAGAAAGAGATGCAGGAAAAACTTGTTATATAATGGGAGCTACTTTTATAACCGAAGGTGCTATACCATTTGCAGCTTCAGACCCTGCAAGAGTAATCCCTGCATCTGTAGTGGGAGCTGCTGTTGCTGGAGGATTATCCATGATGTTCAACATAGGACTTCCTGCACCTCACGGCGGCATATTCGTAATACCAATAGTTAGCGGTAATCCACTCTTATATGTATTTGCTATATTAATAGGTTCTTTTATAACCGCATCCTTATTAGGCTTTATGAAAAAAACCTTGGATTAA
- a CDS encoding glycoside-pentoside-hexuronide (GPH):cation symporter → MEKKLKKSIINFYGVPSFGFQLFVNVEIYYFAAFLTDYAKISAALAGTVLMITSIFDLVWVPTAGVILEKTNLKWGKYRSWLLVGPPFAVLFYILQFSKIGSAGVNAVIISIGFIVSHLIWNVFYAGHIAMNSSMTEVREERIAMASNRGMFNSLGNICFSLLSMPLILMIGKAIGNPAGGYTFTVAIAGILMMGCYYILFFMTKDYANAGVSTQTGKSEEKMSIGEMLKQIVVNPPLIGLLLGELGRYLGRFIIFGMAFYYFKYVVNNLAVVTVFFTGLSIVCLLGAVITNPLAKKIGERNTYILSLVIFIVGLLIVWALPMNYMSFIVLMLVAYLGYGIPDALGVAMYSSTVEYGEWKTGKNARGFIMSLISFPIKIAIFLRSVIITAVLVGAGYVANMKPTAQLVSGIKNGMALIPAIIMIVGLIFIVLLYKITPDSLEKMQEEIKARKN, encoded by the coding sequence ATGGAAAAGAAATTGAAAAAATCTATTATTAATTTTTATGGTGTACCATCCTTTGGGTTTCAGTTATTTGTAAATGTGGAAATCTATTATTTTGCTGCATTTTTAACTGATTACGCAAAAATATCCGCAGCTCTAGCAGGAACTGTGTTGATGATTACAAGTATATTTGATCTTGTATGGGTTCCTACTGCAGGAGTTATCTTGGAAAAAACCAACTTGAAGTGGGGGAAATATCGTTCATGGCTATTAGTAGGACCTCCTTTTGCAGTACTATTTTATATTTTACAATTTTCCAAGATAGGTTCTGCAGGGGTAAATGCAGTTATAATTTCAATAGGATTTATAGTAAGTCATTTAATTTGGAATGTTTTTTATGCAGGACATATAGCAATGAACTCTTCTATGACAGAAGTAAGGGAAGAAAGAATTGCTATGGCATCAAACAGAGGTATGTTTAATTCATTAGGCAATATTTGCTTTTCTTTGTTAAGTATGCCTTTAATATTGATGATAGGTAAAGCTATCGGCAATCCTGCAGGTGGATATACTTTTACCGTTGCAATTGCAGGTATTCTTATGATGGGATGCTATTATATATTATTTTTTATGACTAAAGACTATGCAAATGCTGGAGTTTCAACTCAAACAGGTAAATCAGAAGAAAAAATGTCTATAGGTGAGATGCTAAAACAAATAGTAGTAAATCCTCCTCTTATAGGATTGTTATTAGGTGAACTTGGAAGATATTTAGGAAGGTTTATTATTTTTGGAATGGCGTTTTATTATTTTAAATATGTTGTTAATAATTTGGCAGTAGTTACTGTATTTTTTACAGGTCTTAGTATAGTATGCCTTTTGGGTGCTGTTATTACAAATCCGCTTGCTAAAAAAATTGGAGAAAGAAATACTTATATTTTATCACTTGTAATATTTATAGTTGGATTACTTATTGTATGGGCTTTACCAATGAATTATATGTCATTTATAGTATTGATGCTTGTAGCATATTTAGGATATGGAATCCCTGATGCGTTAGGTGTTGCTATGTATTCATCCACTGTGGAATATGGAGAATGGAAAACTGGAAAAAATGCACGAGGATTTATTATGTCATTAATAAGTTTCCCAATTAAAATTGCAATATTTTTAAGAAGTGTTATTATAACAGCTGTCCTTGTGGGTGCAGGATATGTTGCAAATATGAAGCCTACAGCCCAATTAGTATCAGGTATAAAGAATGGAATGGCATTAATTCCAGCAATTATCATGATAGTAGGATTGATTTTCATTGTGTTACTTTATAAAATTACACCTGATAGTCTTGAAAAGATGCAAGAAGAAATTAAAGCAAGAAAAAATTAG
- a CDS encoding uroporphyrinogen decarboxylase family protein, with protein MIPQKMTEIRNKRVMAALNMEKTDRIPIFLSGQMYYNFIDPTMTIADYWRRPELVDEKLIEAAELPILDEMDSAPTCTGIPMETFLQSFAAMWFAKMKVPGRELGDNVLWQIDEQGPMTEEDYDTIIDKGWEYMKKELYNRIGYHPEELPQMDMGYVGKLQKRIASLGKTTVGMSGGLLPIPPFETLSGARKLSKFFRDLYRMPDKVRAALDVMEEAELKNTVKAMKAIPGVYGFIGGSRCGCDFISPKIFEKFYFTYHQKLVPVMQENNVKTWFHMDGNWEAFLPYFREFPKAQCIWDPDHVTDIRKIKEILGDKMCITGNVPPAFTSVGTPEDCYKYAKDLVELFKDHDGFIMNSACSVPPNAKRKNIEAVILATLGK; from the coding sequence ATGATACCACAAAAAATGACTGAAATACGTAATAAAAGGGTTATGGCTGCACTTAATATGGAGAAAACAGATAGAATTCCAATATTTCTTTCTGGACAGATGTATTATAATTTTATAGATCCTACAATGACTATTGCTGATTATTGGAGAAGACCTGAATTAGTGGATGAAAAACTTATAGAGGCTGCAGAGCTTCCTATACTCGATGAAATGGATTCAGCTCCCACATGTACAGGAATACCTATGGAAACTTTTCTGCAAAGTTTTGCAGCTATGTGGTTTGCAAAGATGAAAGTGCCTGGACGTGAATTAGGTGATAATGTACTATGGCAGATTGATGAACAAGGACCTATGACAGAAGAAGACTATGATACAATTATAGACAAAGGCTGGGAATATATGAAGAAAGAACTCTATAATAGAATTGGATATCATCCAGAAGAGCTTCCTCAAATGGATATGGGGTATGTTGGAAAACTTCAAAAAAGAATAGCTTCTCTTGGAAAAACAACGGTTGGCATGTCCGGTGGATTATTACCTATACCACCATTTGAAACTTTAAGTGGTGCACGTAAATTGTCTAAGTTCTTTAGGGATTTATATCGTATGCCTGACAAAGTTAGGGCAGCATTAGATGTTATGGAAGAGGCAGAATTAAAAAATACGGTTAAAGCTATGAAAGCTATTCCTGGTGTATATGGATTCATAGGTGGAAGCCGATGCGGATGTGACTTTATATCACCCAAAATTTTTGAGAAATTCTATTTCACATATCATCAAAAGCTAGTGCCTGTAATGCAGGAAAATAATGTAAAAACGTGGTTCCATATGGACGGTAACTGGGAAGCATTTTTACCTTACTTTAGGGAATTCCCTAAAGCTCAGTGTATATGGGATCCTGATCATGTAACTGATATTCGAAAAATTAAAGAAATACTGGGAGACAAGATGTGTATTACCGGCAACGTGCCTCCAGCATTTACATCAGTTGGTACACCTGAAGACTGTTACAAGTATGCTAAGGATCTTGTGGAATTATTTAAAGATCATGATGGCTTTATTATGAACTCAGCTTGCAGTGTTCCACCTAATGCAAAACGAAAAAATATAGAAGCTGTTATTTTAGCAACTCTTGGTAAGTAA
- a CDS encoding BlaI/MecI/CopY family transcriptional regulator, producing the protein MEQFNLCESEYRFASIVWENEPLGSGELVKLCKQILGWKKSTTYTVLKKLCCRKILKNENAIVTSVIKQKEVQKFESEQFINRTFNGSLPQFITAFMNDKKLSKKEADELKNLIDSYEEE; encoded by the coding sequence GTGGAACAGTTCAACCTTTGTGAAAGTGAATATCGTTTTGCAAGTATTGTTTGGGAAAATGAGCCTCTTGGCTCCGGTGAGCTTGTAAAACTTTGCAAGCAAATTCTTGGCTGGAAAAAATCTACAACATATACAGTTTTGAAAAAATTATGCTGTCGCAAAATATTGAAGAATGAGAATGCAATAGTAACATCAGTGATAAAACAAAAAGAAGTACAAAAATTTGAAAGCGAGCAATTTATAAATAGAACCTTTAACGGTTCACTTCCTCAATTTATAACAGCATTTATGAATGATAAAAAATTAAGTAAGAAAGAAGCTGATGAGCTTAAAAATTTAATCGACAGTTATGAGGAGGAGTAA
- a CDS encoding cobalamin-dependent protein (Presence of a B(12) (cobalamin)-binding domain implies dependence on cobalamin itself, in one of its several forms, or in some unusual lineages, dependence on a cobalamin-like analog.) produces MSKKLVDAMADLDEDVVLSEVKAQKENGTPVLDIIADLQEGMGIVGNRFEKKEYFLSELIMSAEVFNEASEIIGGLGESTGSSNGIFVMGTIYDDIHDIGKNIVTTVMKSNGFDVKDLGVDVPTSKYIEAIKQYKPKVIGISCLLTTCFDNVKQCIKEIEDAGLRKDLKILVGGGPVDDAAGKYMGADLVCKDAQQTVDFCKKAMGV; encoded by the coding sequence ATGAGTAAAAAGTTAGTTGATGCAATGGCTGACTTAGATGAAGACGTTGTCTTATCAGAGGTAAAGGCACAAAAAGAAAATGGAACACCAGTATTAGATATAATAGCAGATTTACAGGAAGGAATGGGGATTGTAGGAAACAGATTTGAAAAAAAGGAATATTTTTTATCTGAACTCATTATGTCGGCAGAAGTTTTTAATGAAGCTTCAGAAATCATTGGAGGATTGGGAGAGTCCACTGGATCAAGCAATGGCATATTTGTAATGGGAACTATTTACGATGATATACACGATATAGGAAAGAATATAGTAACTACGGTAATGAAAAGTAATGGGTTTGATGTAAAGGATTTAGGTGTTGATGTGCCTACATCAAAATACATTGAGGCTATAAAGCAATATAAGCCAAAGGTAATAGGAATATCCTGCCTTTTGACTACTTGCTTTGACAATGTAAAACAGTGCATAAAGGAAATAGAAGATGCAGGACTTAGAAAAGATTTAAAGATTCTAGTTGGAGGTGGCCCTGTAGACGATGCGGCAGGAAAATATATGGGTGCAGATTTAGTTTGTAAGGATGCACAGCAAACTGTAGATTTTTGTAAAAAAGCCATGGGGGTGTAA
- the pfkB gene encoding 1-phosphofructokinase, which produces MIYTVTLNPSIDYVIQTDNLILGSINRVVNEKKYAGGKGINVSRVLSNLGTPSKALGFIGGFTGKFIEDFLKDSGILTDFIQVSEDTRINIKLKSNQETEINAAGPHIDSCNLNELFKKIENLKPEDFIVLAGNVQKSIPSNIYSIIQEKCKNSKVIVDTTGGALTSTLKYKPFLIKPNIHELGDIFDVEIKDMKNCIYYANKLKDMGAQNIIISMGKHGALLLCDEGIYTASAPKGEVRNSVGAGDSVVAGFLAQYTKSFNIVESFRYGAASGSATAFSKDLCKKEDVENLLSNVQIAKL; this is translated from the coding sequence ATGATATATACAGTAACCTTAAATCCTTCAATAGACTATGTTATACAAACTGATAACTTAATTTTAGGCTCCATAAATAGAGTTGTAAATGAAAAAAAATATGCCGGTGGAAAAGGAATAAATGTGTCCAGAGTTCTAAGCAATCTTGGAACACCAAGTAAAGCATTGGGATTCATAGGTGGATTTACTGGCAAGTTTATAGAGGATTTTCTTAAAGATTCTGGCATTCTTACAGATTTTATACAAGTTAGTGAAGATACAAGAATAAATATAAAACTTAAATCCAATCAAGAAACTGAAATAAATGCTGCAGGACCACATATAGATAGTTGCAATTTAAATGAACTATTCAAAAAAATAGAAAATTTAAAACCGGAAGATTTTATAGTACTTGCAGGAAATGTACAAAAATCTATACCATCCAATATATATTCTATAATTCAAGAAAAATGTAAAAACAGTAAAGTTATAGTAGATACTACCGGAGGTGCTCTTACTTCTACATTAAAATATAAACCATTTCTAATAAAACCTAATATACATGAACTTGGAGACATATTTGATGTAGAAATTAAAGATATGAAAAATTGTATTTATTATGCCAATAAATTAAAAGATATGGGTGCCCAAAACATAATAATTTCAATGGGAAAGCATGGTGCTCTGCTTTTATGTGATGAAGGCATTTACACTGCTTCTGCACCAAAAGGAGAAGTAAGAAATTCCGTAGGTGCTGGTGATTCCGTTGTAGCTGGTTTTCTTGCCCAATATACAAAAAGTTTTAACATAGTTGAAAGTTTTAGATATGGTGCTGCTTCCGGAAGTGCAACTGCTTTTTCTAAAGATTTATGTAAAAAAGAGGATGTTGAGAATTTACTTTCTAATGTACAAATAGCTAAACTTTAA
- the putP gene encoding sodium/proline symporter PutP, translating to MKYYSLMAIGLYILILLLIGYYSYRKTHDISDYMLGSRSLSPMVTALSAGASDMSGWMLMGLPGAVYTTGISSMWLGIGLTIGAYFNYLLLAPRFRIYTEVSNDSLTVPDYLQNRFKDNANMLRLVSGIIILVFFTLYVSSGIVAGGKLFRDIFGFTYTSGVIVTLSIVVIYTYFGGFLAVSLTDFFQGSIMFVVLIMVPIVAYMNIGVDPGTFVSKVKHINPALFDILRGTSFSTIIGFLAWGLGYFGQPHIIVRFMAIKSAKELKSARRIGISWMTIGLLGAISSGLIGLVYFTMHNQPLKDPEMVFLRLGDILFHPFITGIILSAVLAAIMSTISSQLLVCSSSITKDFYLTFLNKEAPEHTQVFIGRISVLVVAAAAVLFAYVPNKTILSIVGQAWAGFGSAFGPTLLISLYWKRMTKWGALSGMVVGGLTVIIWIVSGLSAHLYEMIPGFTLSLISIIVVSLLTKKPDEAVNKEFKSMEEKLNLM from the coding sequence ATGAAATACTATTCACTTATGGCTATCGGGTTGTATATACTTATCTTGCTTTTAATCGGATATTATTCTTACCGGAAAACCCATGATATTTCAGACTATATGCTTGGAAGTAGAAGTCTAAGCCCTATGGTTACAGCATTATCTGCTGGTGCAAGTGATATGAGCGGCTGGATGCTTATGGGGCTTCCCGGTGCTGTATATACTACAGGTATTTCCAGTATGTGGCTTGGAATTGGTTTAACTATAGGAGCTTATTTTAATTATCTACTATTAGCCCCACGATTTAGAATTTACACGGAAGTATCAAATGACTCTTTAACCGTGCCAGATTATTTACAAAACAGATTTAAGGATAATGCTAATATGCTGAGGCTTGTATCAGGAATAATAATTCTCGTTTTCTTCACTTTATACGTTTCTTCAGGTATCGTAGCCGGCGGAAAATTATTTAGGGACATCTTTGGATTTACATATACATCAGGAGTAATAGTTACACTGTCTATAGTTGTAATATATACATATTTTGGTGGTTTTTTAGCAGTAAGTCTCACTGACTTTTTCCAGGGAAGTATTATGTTTGTAGTTCTCATCATGGTACCTATAGTTGCATACATGAATATAGGAGTAGATCCAGGGACCTTTGTAAGTAAAGTAAAACATATCAATCCAGCGCTATTTGATATACTTAGAGGAACAAGTTTTTCTACTATTATTGGATTTTTAGCCTGGGGACTTGGTTACTTTGGACAACCTCATATTATTGTACGTTTTATGGCAATAAAATCTGCAAAAGAATTAAAATCTGCAAGGAGAATAGGCATAAGCTGGATGACTATTGGCCTTTTAGGTGCAATAAGCAGTGGACTTATAGGTCTTGTATATTTTACAATGCACAATCAACCTCTAAAAGATCCTGAAATGGTATTCCTGCGTCTTGGTGATATATTATTCCATCCATTTATTACAGGTATAATACTATCTGCAGTACTTGCTGCTATTATGAGTACTATTTCTTCCCAGCTTTTAGTTTGCTCCAGTTCTATTACAAAAGATTTTTATCTTACATTTTTAAATAAGGAAGCACCTGAACACACTCAGGTATTTATAGGAAGAATATCTGTACTTGTCGTTGCAGCTGCTGCAGTTTTATTTGCTTATGTTCCAAATAAAACTATCCTAAGTATAGTAGGACAGGCATGGGCAGGTTTTGGTTCTGCTTTTGGTCCAACTCTTTTAATAAGTCTCTACTGGAAGAGAATGACCAAATGGGGAGCTTTATCTGGAATGGTTGTAGGTGGCTTAACTGTTATAATATGGATTGTATCAGGGTTATCTGCCCATTTATATGAGATGATTCCTGGCTTTACCTTATCTCTAATATCCATCATAGTTGTAAGTCTTTTGACTAAAAAACCTGATGAAGCTGTAAATAAAGAATTTAAATCTATGGAAGAAAAGTTGAACTTGATGTAA
- a CDS encoding DeoR/GlpR family DNA-binding transcription regulator, which produces MLTEQRHKIILEKLKQNGIVKVNDLVNLLNTSESTIRRDLTYLENTNVLKRIHGGATMPKGRLIEPTYNEKQIQNVEQKRKIAKFAASCIEEGDCIYLDAGTSTFEMIQYINKKSLIVVTNGLNHINAIIENNINGYILGGKVKNSTKAVIGCDALKSIEKFRFDKCFLGINGIHLKYGFTTPDSEEAILKENAIKHSDQSYILADESKFGEVSFVKVGNLDQASIITDCKIENYEKYIQKTKVKVVTD; this is translated from the coding sequence TTGCTAACAGAACAGCGCCATAAGATAATATTAGAGAAATTAAAGCAAAATGGGATTGTAAAGGTTAACGATTTAGTAAACCTTTTAAATACATCTGAATCTACTATAAGACGTGATTTAACTTATCTTGAAAATACAAATGTACTAAAGAGAATTCATGGTGGTGCTACCATGCCAAAAGGCCGTCTCATAGAACCAACTTATAACGAAAAACAAATTCAAAATGTAGAACAAAAAAGAAAAATAGCAAAATTTGCAGCATCTTGTATAGAAGAAGGAGATTGTATATATTTAGATGCAGGAACTTCTACTTTTGAAATGATTCAATATATAAACAAAAAATCTTTGATAGTAGTAACTAATGGATTAAATCATATAAATGCTATTATTGAAAACAATATAAATGGATATATACTAGGAGGAAAAGTTAAAAATAGTACAAAAGCTGTTATAGGATGTGATGCACTTAAAAGTATTGAAAAATTTAGATTTGACAAATGCTTTTTAGGTATAAACGGTATTCATCTAAAATACGGATTTACTACTCCCGACTCTGAAGAAGCTATACTTAAAGAAAATGCCATTAAACATTCAGATCAAAGCTACATCCTTGCAGATGAGAGTAAATTTGGAGAAGTAAGTTTTGTAAAGGTAGGAAATTTAGATCAGGCTTCTATAATTACAGACTGTAAAATAGAAAATTATGAAAAATATATACAAAAAACTAAAGTAAAGGTTGTGACAGATTAA
- a CDS encoding uroporphyrinogen decarboxylase family protein codes for MKTTEELYSERLNRIKAAITLQKNDRPPFSMNSSAFCVKYAGGKLSDMVTNVEYGNSLILKAVKSLGVVDCIQGGADFPPMMGTVYLSPTKLPGRELPCDTLWQIDEKGLMTEEDYDTIIDKGWNYFSQKFIKERLGNLYKDIEYFMPLAPKLNKKIVDEGYVILTEAVALPPFETISGARSISKFMRDLYRMPDKVQAALDVILEDTLESLRQQIREVKPLTVFVGAARAAGDFLSLKLFDRFMWPYLKKIVEVVVDEGSFAYLHLDMCWDRFLDYFLELPKAKCIFSPDSTTDIFKAKKVLDGHMCIMGDVSPSLLTLGTADEVHAYCMRLMKEIGPDGFIMAAGCMLPANAKVENVKAMLSATCGK; via the coding sequence ATGAAAACTACAGAAGAACTGTATAGTGAACGTTTAAATAGAATAAAGGCAGCCATAACATTGCAAAAAAATGATAGACCTCCTTTTTCTATGAATTCATCTGCCTTTTGTGTTAAATATGCAGGTGGAAAATTATCCGATATGGTTACTAATGTAGAATATGGAAACTCCTTAATTTTGAAGGCGGTAAAATCTCTTGGAGTAGTAGATTGTATACAAGGTGGAGCAGACTTTCCACCTATGATGGGTACAGTGTACCTTTCGCCAACTAAGCTTCCAGGTAGAGAACTTCCTTGTGATACTTTATGGCAAATTGATGAAAAAGGTCTTATGACAGAAGAAGATTATGACACGATTATAGATAAAGGATGGAATTATTTTTCACAAAAATTTATAAAGGAAAGGTTGGGAAACCTTTATAAAGATATTGAATATTTTATGCCACTTGCTCCTAAGTTGAATAAAAAAATTGTGGATGAGGGATATGTAATTTTAACGGAAGCTGTAGCTCTACCTCCTTTTGAAACTATAAGCGGAGCACGTTCCATATCAAAGTTTATGAGGGATCTATATAGGATGCCTGATAAAGTACAAGCTGCCCTTGATGTAATTTTAGAAGATACTTTGGAGAGTTTAAGACAACAGATACGTGAGGTTAAGCCTTTGACAGTGTTTGTTGGAGCAGCTCGTGCAGCTGGAGATTTTTTGTCATTAAAATTATTTGACAGATTTATGTGGCCATACCTTAAAAAGATAGTAGAAGTAGTAGTGGATGAAGGATCATTTGCATATCTCCATTTAGATATGTGTTGGGATCGTTTTCTGGATTACTTTTTGGAACTTCCAAAAGCTAAGTGCATTTTTTCACCGGATAGTACAACAGATATATTTAAGGCAAAAAAAGTTTTAGATGGTCATATGTGTATTATGGGAGATGTTTCTCCATCGCTTTTAACGTTAGGTACAGCAGATGAAGTACATGCTTACTGTATGCGCCTTATGAAAGAAATTGGTCCTGACGGATTTATTATGGCTGCAGGGTGTATGCTTCCTGCAAATGCTAAAGTAGAAAATGTAAAAGCTATGCTTTCTGCAACTTGTGGAAAATAA
- a CDS encoding DUF2284 domain-containing protein: MKSDMIKYVEKAKELGAYNAKIISTDTIKTGAWTILKCKYGCKNYNTSYCCPPKTPSYKETQNIIDCYSTGLIVQSKLDLEATTKIINKLENEIFLSGYYKAFGFGAGPCRLCEKCNMEHCAHPQEARPSMEACGIDVFATVRESGFPIEVLKGEKSESKNEINCYGLILIE; this comes from the coding sequence ATGAAAAGTGACATGATAAAATATGTGGAAAAAGCAAAAGAACTTGGGGCATATAATGCTAAAATAATAAGTACAGATACTATAAAAACAGGGGCATGGACAATATTAAAGTGTAAGTATGGTTGTAAAAATTATAATACAAGTTATTGTTGTCCTCCAAAGACTCCTTCTTATAAGGAAACTCAAAATATAATCGATTGTTATAGTACTGGATTGATAGTACAATCTAAATTAGATCTTGAAGCTACTACAAAAATTATAAATAAATTGGAAAATGAAATTTTCCTTTCAGGTTATTATAAGGCATTTGGATTTGGTGCAGGGCCTTGCAGATTGTGTGAGAAATGCAATATGGAACATTGTGCACATCCACAGGAAGCTAGACCTTCTATGGAAGCTTGTGGTATAGATGTATTTGCAACTGTAAGGGAAAGTGGTTTCCCTATAGAGGTATTGAAAGGTGAAAAAAGTGAAAGTAAAAATGAAATAAATTGTTATGGATTGATATTGATTGAATAA